In Aegilops tauschii subsp. strangulata cultivar AL8/78 chromosome 3, Aet v6.0, whole genome shotgun sequence, one genomic interval encodes:
- the LOC109772130 gene encoding uncharacterized protein, whose translation MPSSLQGISTTLGHITRAAHPPAAYMAASKGARKSLVSRTLERCRSGLASGGRSSAAVAPGCFSVYVGPERERFVVRADRANHPLFRRLLDDAEQEYGYAAQGPLALPCSVDAFLDVLWHMDHDVQDDDDGEAAVAPSTPICGLQRAGSGNIKVRPAGVPGAQPGQVHAGVLLLLADGGWR comes from the coding sequence ATGCCATCATCCTTGCAAGGCATATCCACCACTCTTGGCCACATAACCCGGGCGGCGCATCCACCGGCAGCATATATGGCGGCGAGCAAGGGCGCGAGGAAGAGCCTGGTGTCGAGGACCCTGGAGCGGTGCCGATCCGGGCTGGCCAGCGGTGGccggtcgtcggcggcggtggcgccGGGGTGCTTCTCGGTGTACGTGGGACCGGAGCGGGAGCGGTTCGTGGTGCGCGCCGACCGCGCCAACCACCCGCTCTTCCGCCGCCTCCTCGACGATGCCGAGCAGGAGTACGGCTACGCGGCGCAGGGGCCCCTCGCGCTGCCCTGCTCCGTCGACGCCTTCCTCGACGTGCTCTGGCACATGGACCACGACGTCcaagacgacgacgacggcgaggccGCCGTGGCCCCGTCGACGCCCATATGCGGCCTGCAGCGCGCCGGCAGCGGGAACATCAAGGTCCGGCCGGCGGGGGTACCGGGTGCTCAGCCCGGCCAAGTCCACGCCGGCGTCCTTCTTCTTCTCGCAGACGGCGGCTGGCGGTAG